In a single window of the Grus americana isolate bGruAme1 chromosome 31, bGruAme1.mat, whole genome shotgun sequence genome:
- the RBMS2 gene encoding RNA-binding motif, single-stranded-interacting protein 2 isoform X4, whose protein sequence is MLLSVQPRSGLPAFAYNKSSKKQPYVPPAQPLGPPSPSPAGGATDQLSKTNLYIRGLHPGTTDQDLVKLCQPYGKIVSTKAILDKTTNKCKGYGFVDFDSPTAAQKAVTALKASGVQAQMAKQQEQDPTNLYISNLPLGVDEQELEALLKPFGQVVSTRILRDPHGASRGVGFARMESTEKCEAVITHFNGKYIKMPPGVPAPPDPLLCKFADGGQKKRQSQGKFVPNGRAWARDGDAGTVTLAYDPATALQNGFYPAPYGLAPSRMIAPTALAPYLPSPVSSYQGAVLAPAVDHAVPLQPSVVAPLAQQLGHLSLGSAGTYVPAAAAVPGAFIPPYPPMPPTLPLEDGSAAPSHGPIESPSEPGAFPYPYPK, encoded by the exons ATGCTGCTCTCGGTGCAGCCGCGCTCCGGCCTGCCCGCCTTCGCCTACAACAAGAGCAGCAAGAAG cagccctaTGTGCCGCCGGCGCAGCCgctgggcccccccagccccagccccgccggggGGGCCACGGACCAGCTCAGCAAGACCAACCTCTACATCCGGGGGCTGCACCCCGGCACCACGGACCAGGACCTCGTCAAGCTCTGCCAGCC CTACGGGAAGATCGTCTCCACCAAAGCCATCCTGGATAAGACGACCAACAAGTGCAaag gctatGGCTTCGTCGACTTCGACAGCCCCACGGCGGCCCAGAAGGCCGTGACGGCGCTCAAGGCCAGCGGGGTGCAGGCGCAGATGGCCAAG CAACAGGAGCAGGACCCCACCAACCTCTACATCTCGAACCTGCCGCTGGGGGTGGAcgagcaggagctggaggcgCTGCTGAAGCCCTTCGGGCAGGTGGTCTCAACCCGCATCCTGCGGGACCCCCACGGGGCCAGCCGCGGCGTGGGCTTCGCACg gATGGAGTCCACGGAGAAGTGCGAGGCCGTCATCACCCACTTCAACGGGAAGTACATCAAGATGCCCCCGGGGGTGCcag cccccccggaCCCGCTGCTCTGCAAGTTCGCAGACGGGGGGCAGAAGAAGCGGCAGAGCCAGGGCAAGTTCGTGCCCAACGGGAGAGCCTGGGCCCGGGACGGCGACGCG ggcaCTGTGACCTTGGCCTATGACCCCGCGACAGCGCTGCAGAACGG gttCTACCCGGCGCCCTACGGCCTGGCCCCCAGCCGGATGATCGCCCCCACGGCCCTGGCCCCCTACCTGCCCTCCCCCGTCTCCTCCTACcag GGTGCGGTGCTGGCTCCCGCTGTGGACCACGCCgtccccctccagccctccGTGGTGGcccccctggcccagcagctCGGCCACCTCTCGCTGGGCAGCGCCGGCACG TACGTGcctgctgccgccgccgtcCCCGGAGCCTTCATCCCGCCGTACCCGCCGATGCCGCCCACCCTCCCGCTGGAA GACGGCAGCGCTGCCCCGAGCCACGGCCCCATCGAGTCACCGTCCGAGCCCGGCGCCTTCCCCTACCCCTACCCCAAGtag
- the RBMS2 gene encoding RNA-binding motif, single-stranded-interacting protein 2 isoform X3 — translation MLLSVQPRSGLPAFAYNKSSKKQPYVPPAQPLGPPSPSPAGGATDQLSKTNLYIRGLHPGTTDQDLVKLCQPYGKIVSTKAILDKTTNKCKGYGFVDFDSPTAAQKAVTALKASGVQAQMAKQQEQDPTNLYISNLPLGVDEQELEALLKPFGQVVSTRILRDPHGASRGVGFARMESTEKCEAVITHFNGKYIKMPPGVPAPPDPLLCKFADGGQKKRQSQGKFVPNGRAWARDGDAGTVTLAYDPATALQNGFYPAPYGLAPSRMIAPTALAPYLPSPVSSYQVHGPAWMHQSYLVQPTGAVLAPAVDHAVPLQPSVVAPLAQQLGHLSLGSAGTYVPAAAAVPGAFIPPYPPMPPTLPLEDGSAAPSHGPIESPSEPGAFPYPYPK, via the exons ATGCTGCTCTCGGTGCAGCCGCGCTCCGGCCTGCCCGCCTTCGCCTACAACAAGAGCAGCAAGAAG cagccctaTGTGCCGCCGGCGCAGCCgctgggcccccccagccccagccccgccggggGGGCCACGGACCAGCTCAGCAAGACCAACCTCTACATCCGGGGGCTGCACCCCGGCACCACGGACCAGGACCTCGTCAAGCTCTGCCAGCC CTACGGGAAGATCGTCTCCACCAAAGCCATCCTGGATAAGACGACCAACAAGTGCAaag gctatGGCTTCGTCGACTTCGACAGCCCCACGGCGGCCCAGAAGGCCGTGACGGCGCTCAAGGCCAGCGGGGTGCAGGCGCAGATGGCCAAG CAACAGGAGCAGGACCCCACCAACCTCTACATCTCGAACCTGCCGCTGGGGGTGGAcgagcaggagctggaggcgCTGCTGAAGCCCTTCGGGCAGGTGGTCTCAACCCGCATCCTGCGGGACCCCCACGGGGCCAGCCGCGGCGTGGGCTTCGCACg gATGGAGTCCACGGAGAAGTGCGAGGCCGTCATCACCCACTTCAACGGGAAGTACATCAAGATGCCCCCGGGGGTGCcag cccccccggaCCCGCTGCTCTGCAAGTTCGCAGACGGGGGGCAGAAGAAGCGGCAGAGCCAGGGCAAGTTCGTGCCCAACGGGAGAGCCTGGGCCCGGGACGGCGACGCG ggcaCTGTGACCTTGGCCTATGACCCCGCGACAGCGCTGCAGAACGG gttCTACCCGGCGCCCTACGGCCTGGCCCCCAGCCGGATGATCGCCCCCACGGCCCTGGCCCCCTACCTGCCCTCCCCCGTCTCCTCCTACcag GTCCACGGCCCGGCCTGGATGCACCAGTCCTACCTCGTGCAGCCCACG GGTGCGGTGCTGGCTCCCGCTGTGGACCACGCCgtccccctccagccctccGTGGTGGcccccctggcccagcagctCGGCCACCTCTCGCTGGGCAGCGCCGGCACG TACGTGcctgctgccgccgccgtcCCCGGAGCCTTCATCCCGCCGTACCCGCCGATGCCGCCCACCCTCCCGCTGGAA GACGGCAGCGCTGCCCCGAGCCACGGCCCCATCGAGTCACCGTCCGAGCCCGGCGCCTTCCCCTACCCCTACCCCAAGtag
- the RBMS2 gene encoding RNA-binding motif, single-stranded-interacting protein 2 isoform X2 — translation MLLSVQPRSGLPAFAYNKSSKKQPYVPPAQPLGPPSPSPAGGATDQLSKTNLYIRGLHPGTTDQDLVKLCQPYGKIVSTKAILDKTTNKCKGYGFVDFDSPTAAQKAVTALKASGVQAQMAKQQEQDPTNLYISNLPLGVDEQELEALLKPFGQVVSTRILRDPHGASRGVGFARMESTEKCEAVITHFNGKYIKMPPGVPAPPDPLLCKFADGGQKKRQSQGKFVPNGRAWARDGDAVLPGALRPGPQPDDRPHGPGPLPALPRLLLPGCGAGSRCGPRRPPPALRGGPPGPAARPPLAGQRRHVRACCRRRPRSLHPAVPADAAHPPAGRRQRCPEPRPHRVTVRARRLPLPLPQVAAGGAGPRDPVPAGCREGLCRDPRLALPPHPTTAATSGRTRAPAGGP, via the exons ATGCTGCTCTCGGTGCAGCCGCGCTCCGGCCTGCCCGCCTTCGCCTACAACAAGAGCAGCAAGAAG cagccctaTGTGCCGCCGGCGCAGCCgctgggcccccccagccccagccccgccggggGGGCCACGGACCAGCTCAGCAAGACCAACCTCTACATCCGGGGGCTGCACCCCGGCACCACGGACCAGGACCTCGTCAAGCTCTGCCAGCC CTACGGGAAGATCGTCTCCACCAAAGCCATCCTGGATAAGACGACCAACAAGTGCAaag gctatGGCTTCGTCGACTTCGACAGCCCCACGGCGGCCCAGAAGGCCGTGACGGCGCTCAAGGCCAGCGGGGTGCAGGCGCAGATGGCCAAG CAACAGGAGCAGGACCCCACCAACCTCTACATCTCGAACCTGCCGCTGGGGGTGGAcgagcaggagctggaggcgCTGCTGAAGCCCTTCGGGCAGGTGGTCTCAACCCGCATCCTGCGGGACCCCCACGGGGCCAGCCGCGGCGTGGGCTTCGCACg gATGGAGTCCACGGAGAAGTGCGAGGCCGTCATCACCCACTTCAACGGGAAGTACATCAAGATGCCCCCGGGGGTGCcag cccccccggaCCCGCTGCTCTGCAAGTTCGCAGACGGGGGGCAGAAGAAGCGGCAGAGCCAGGGCAAGTTCGTGCCCAACGGGAGAGCCTGGGCCCGGGACGGCGACGCG gttCTACCCGGCGCCCTACGGCCTGGCCCCCAGCCGGATGATCGCCCCCACGGCCCTGGCCCCCTACCTGCCCTCCCCCGTCTCCTCCTACcag GGTGCGGTGCTGGCTCCCGCTGTGGACCACGCCgtccccctccagccctccGTGGTGGcccccctggcccagcagctCGGCCACCTCTCGCTGGGCAGCGCCGGCACG TACGTGcctgctgccgccgccgtcCCCGGAGCCTTCATCCCGCCGTACCCGCCGATGCCGCCCACCCTCCCGCTGGAA GACGGCAGCGCTGCCCCGAGCCACGGCCCCATCGAGTCACCGTCCGAGCCCGGCGCCTTCCCCTACCCCTACCCCAAGtagcggcggggggggccggcCCGAGGGACCCCGTACCTGCCGGCTGCCGGGAGGGGCTGTGCCGGGACCCCCGCCTGgcgctgcccccccaccccacaacCGCCGCCACCTCGGGAAGGACCCGTGCCCCAGCCGGGGGTCCCTGA
- the LOC129198207 gene encoding lens fiber major intrinsic protein, whose product MRELRSSSFWRAVLAEFLGSLLYALLGLGASLRWAPGPPSVLGAALAFGLAQATLVQVLGHVSGGHINPAITLAFLLASQLSLPRALGYLLAQLLGALAGAGVLYGVTPAPVRGTLGLSALHPGVGPGQGTVVELLLTAQFVLCVLASFDDRHDGRPDSAALPVGFSLALGHLFGIHYTGAGMNPARSFAPAVITRNFTNHWVYWAGPLLGAALGAVLYEFALCPRPRSLAERLAALKGEPPAATAAAVAAVAVATAAELPPEPPAEPLELKTQGL is encoded by the exons ATGCGGGAGCTGCGCTCGTCCTCCTTCTGGAGGGCCGTCCTGGCCGAGTTCCTGGGCAGCCTCCTCTACgccctgctggggctgggggcttcCCTGCGCTGGGCCCCGGGCCCCCCCAGCGTCCTGGGGGCCGCCCTGGCCTTTGGGCTGGCCCAGGCCACCCTGGTGCAGGTGCTGGGCCACGTCAGCGGGGGCCACATCAACCCGGCCATCACCTTGGCCTTCCTGCTGGCCTcgcagctctccctgccccgAGCCCTGGGCTACCTCCTGGCCCAGCTGCTGGGCGCCCTGGCCGGGGCCGGCGTGCTCTACGGCGTGACGCCGGCCCCCGTCCGCGGCACCCTCGGCCTCAGTGCG CTGCACCCCGGCGTGGGCCCGGGCCAGGGCACGGTGGTGGAGCTGCTCCTGACCGCCCAGTTCGTCCTCTGCGTCTTGGCCAGCTTCGACGACCGCCACGACGGGCGCCCGGACTCGGCAGCGCTGCCCGTCGGCTTCTCCCTCGCCCTCGGCCACCTCTTCGGG ATCCACTACACGGGCGCCGGCATGAACCCCGCACGCTCCTTCGCCCCCGCCGTCATCACCCGCAACTTCACCAACCACTGG GTGTACTGGGCGGGCCCGCTGCTGGGCGCGGCGCTGGGCGCGGTGCTGTACGAGTTCGCGCTGTGCCCGCGGCCGCGCAGCCTGGCCGAGCGCCTGGCCGCCCTCAAGGGAGagccccccgccgccaccgctgCCGCCGTCGCCGCCGTCGCCGTCGCCACCGCCGCCGAGCTGCCGCCCGAGCCGCCGGCCGAGCCGCTGGAGCTGAAGACGCAGGGCCTGTAG
- the LOC129198208 gene encoding aquaporin-4-like, which yields MAIGEELRSGCFWRGVLAEASATFIFVGVVLGASAAPGPVAPALAGGLVAGALACTLGAPQANPALTLALLCTRKLGALHGAAGLLAQCAGAVLASTAARLALPDDASLVTRVSAAGTAGQALAWETFATFQLALAAFAAADRATPQGGLALGSAVAAGALAAGPFSGGSMNPVRSMGPAIVTGIWDDHWVYWLGPVLGAVLAGLSYEFVFAPGASREKLGACLSCRDVALVETTSPAPSSPSARGPPATPAEQGQGTA from the exons ATGGCCATCGGGGAG GAGCTGCGGAGCGGGTGCTTCTGGCGGGGGGTGCTGGCGGAGGCATCGGCGACATTCATCTTCGTGGGGGTGGTACTGGGTGCCTCGGCGGCCCCTGGGCCCGTGGCGCCGGCGCTGGCCGGGGGGCTGGTGGCCGGGGCGCTGGCCTGCACCCTCGGGGCACCCCAGGCCAACCCGGCGCTCACCCTGGCCCTGCTCTGCACCCGCAAGCTGGGTGCCCTGCATGGGGCCGCCGGGCTCCTGGCCCAGTGTGCCGGGGCGGTGCTGGCCTCCACCGCTGCCCGCCTGGCGCTGCCGGACGACGCCAGCCTCGTCACCAGG GTGAGCGCGGCAGGGACGGCGGGGCAGGCCCTGGCCTGGGAGACCTTCGCCACCTTCCAGCTGGCGCTGGCCGCCTTCGCCGCCGCCGACCGGGCGACCCCCCAGGGCGGATTGGCCCTGGGCAGTGCCGTGGCTGCCGGCGCCCTGGCTGCG GGGCCGTTCTCAGGAGGCAGCATGAACCCGGTGCGCTCGATGGGACCGGCCATCGTCACTGGCATCTGGGACGACCACTGG gtgTACTGGCTGGGGCCGGTGCTGGGCGCGGTGCTGGCCGGGCTCTCCTACGAGTTCGTCTTCGCCCCCGGCGCCTCCCGGGAGAAGCTGGGTGCCTGCCTGTCCTGCCGGGACGTGGCACTGGTGGAGACCACCAGCCCGGCCCCCTCCTCGCCATCTGCCCGCGGCCCCCCGGCCACCCCGGCTGAGCAGGGCCAGGGCACAGCCTGA
- the RBMS2 gene encoding RNA-binding motif, single-stranded-interacting protein 2 isoform X1, whose product MLLSVQPRSGLPAFAYNKSSKKQPYVPPAQPLGPPSPSPAGGATDQLSKTNLYIRGLHPGTTDQDLVKLCQPYGKIVSTKAILDKTTNKCKGYGFVDFDSPTAAQKAVTALKASGVQAQMAKQQEQDPTNLYISNLPLGVDEQELEALLKPFGQVVSTRILRDPHGASRGVGFARMESTEKCEAVITHFNGKYIKMPPGVPAPPDPLLCKFADGGQKKRQSQGKFVPNGRAWARDGDAVLPGALRPGPQPDDRPHGPGPLPALPRLLLPGPRPGLDAPVLPRAAHGCGAGSRCGPRRPPPALRGGPPGPAARPPLAGQRRHVRACCRRRPRSLHPAVPADAAHPPAGRRQRCPEPRPHRVTVRARRLPLPLPQVAAGGAGPRDPVPAGCREGLCRDPRLALPPHPTTAATSGRTRAPAGGP is encoded by the exons ATGCTGCTCTCGGTGCAGCCGCGCTCCGGCCTGCCCGCCTTCGCCTACAACAAGAGCAGCAAGAAG cagccctaTGTGCCGCCGGCGCAGCCgctgggcccccccagccccagccccgccggggGGGCCACGGACCAGCTCAGCAAGACCAACCTCTACATCCGGGGGCTGCACCCCGGCACCACGGACCAGGACCTCGTCAAGCTCTGCCAGCC CTACGGGAAGATCGTCTCCACCAAAGCCATCCTGGATAAGACGACCAACAAGTGCAaag gctatGGCTTCGTCGACTTCGACAGCCCCACGGCGGCCCAGAAGGCCGTGACGGCGCTCAAGGCCAGCGGGGTGCAGGCGCAGATGGCCAAG CAACAGGAGCAGGACCCCACCAACCTCTACATCTCGAACCTGCCGCTGGGGGTGGAcgagcaggagctggaggcgCTGCTGAAGCCCTTCGGGCAGGTGGTCTCAACCCGCATCCTGCGGGACCCCCACGGGGCCAGCCGCGGCGTGGGCTTCGCACg gATGGAGTCCACGGAGAAGTGCGAGGCCGTCATCACCCACTTCAACGGGAAGTACATCAAGATGCCCCCGGGGGTGCcag cccccccggaCCCGCTGCTCTGCAAGTTCGCAGACGGGGGGCAGAAGAAGCGGCAGAGCCAGGGCAAGTTCGTGCCCAACGGGAGAGCCTGGGCCCGGGACGGCGACGCG gttCTACCCGGCGCCCTACGGCCTGGCCCCCAGCCGGATGATCGCCCCCACGGCCCTGGCCCCCTACCTGCCCTCCCCCGTCTCCTCCTACcag GTCCACGGCCCGGCCTGGATGCACCAGTCCTACCTCGTGCAGCCCACG GGTGCGGTGCTGGCTCCCGCTGTGGACCACGCCgtccccctccagccctccGTGGTGGcccccctggcccagcagctCGGCCACCTCTCGCTGGGCAGCGCCGGCACG TACGTGcctgctgccgccgccgtcCCCGGAGCCTTCATCCCGCCGTACCCGCCGATGCCGCCCACCCTCCCGCTGGAA GACGGCAGCGCTGCCCCGAGCCACGGCCCCATCGAGTCACCGTCCGAGCCCGGCGCCTTCCCCTACCCCTACCCCAAGtagcggcggggggggccggcCCGAGGGACCCCGTACCTGCCGGCTGCCGGGAGGGGCTGTGCCGGGACCCCCGCCTGgcgctgcccccccaccccacaacCGCCGCCACCTCGGGAAGGACCCGTGCCCCAGCCGGGGGTCCCTGA